In Aedes albopictus strain Foshan chromosome 3, AalbF5, whole genome shotgun sequence, the following are encoded in one genomic region:
- the LOC109411224 gene encoding eukaryotic translation initiation factor 4 gamma 3 isoform X1 yields MQSGGGPMQPGPSVMRGLTSGTPTSSQQQSDMQKMQSQPSLMSQQYQPQSMFRGAGANQNTRPPRAAMVQGYGTPPFLPLYQFPGFPPRMGQWNYGSIPTMPFAQQYFAQPQHIIPSQHQQSRRNPGGENNLVNVNSNYSGTPSNGSTNQLNPLTTIPQMSQVQMSQAQPNQQSSPMGVSHDLLVMQQMHPQPTPQHSGPQPGLPPGAPGQAPMDQHQPNPAQVNVGAPQPHHTLMPQLQLAPHLPAPPQAAPAAKVNKKRQRGARAIAIINPDTLEDVLDKYYDNDSTAAAATSSATSSVTTSGPPPSLSSGPAGVGSSAPPPPSANYSTIPPNVPQVPLNPPVVESDYDNYPPHPHQGTPELPPGGMLLHHQGPPHMHHPPTNHPPQPPAHVHAVPNPMYEIGRTPTGAQQPHELVYPGQLKTGNPPPHLPPPSLHHGVVPIVPTAAEMTTASGTPVVSANANAPSVEIKPYQQQKKKKPVSEPPQQMLLQQPPPPVQHPIHHQHPLPANISQPPPTADTMPIPYAAAAAGPERYRTFSEKSIAESTLSTDAEPFVYTGPTSIGSNNHQLHQHQPQPRVEEMPPQLVGPPPMVVPPMVMPEQQQPQEIPVSLNKTPEVVVVEESKRTAATVAVDTLVASVEKLSVEEDHPVEAAVAGGHHNNNNRKNKQHKKRPEDGSSAASETSNKETGSSKAPATATVVVVDQQKPESVDETDRSAVVVSLKEPHQQQSSSSSLISNLVDHNNSKLDNDNINNNVDCTSTTIITTDNTTTTTTDNNTVASKSPMENKQQPTPPKVVDVENNVESQQPEFNANKNVVVVVESAAVAPPTVVPSKESTPAPVSAAPPSAAKEPSPPAPPTTATLKAPAAPTPAVAPIKKSRSLTLIEYDPDQWSPDNPTGKKKYSRDQLMQLQNAPPAKEKPLNLPNCLERSSHGGGGHSMGGGNHYNKGNFAEISIMPTFMRGMVGGGGNMNQMRQPYPPKRPSQQGNQGQSGSQSNKQSQQGMSKTGSKIIRLQLDEEVKLNECENAWRPSHLQQNDNLDEVQKKTQELFKKFRSVLNKLTPENFEKLVQQVKSFVIDTDERLDGCIKLVFEKAISEPNFSEAYAKMCKEIGTIAVVASSEKRVLSFKSRLLAQCQAEFELRRNDQTCAIRDSRIKLEANKNLAKQQFEELKAQLEEDEQKVRRRAVGTVRFIGELYKHGQLTSSIMHSCIKLLIDNDSRAYDEETLECLCKLLTTIGCKMEKENEQDLRPYFDKMGEIVRNKDKFRISSRIRFMIQDVIDLRRNVWQPRRQDLNPKTMNQIQKEAETEQLQINMSYVPRDMGGRGGRGNMQGGGSKMSGSMGSGGGYGQGSLGRGGNQSSMKGGRMQTDDDGFQQISNNRNNRQQQMQIDPKKINIPSNLDITARLGSAASYQGWNKNNNNMFAALNNEENQSGGGGSSMMDRDGDRDRRDRDRGGDRDRNQRDRDRDRDRSGSHNKNSGSYHKGSMERERYNRYGSSSSQNDDRMNRSSREPSSGSMRGPMGGQHSNNQMHDRDRDRDRGKMPPQQQQPSSMQGRSSQQRHIPQPTAPLPSKMGPPTAGSAITKSGSGHLYQQQQLPQFAIPKDVPTRRSFPTPDEETEAEIQKFSKFWNLERDQTEIEGIVQVLKDFNINPEYYHAAITQLLMDNIERDSKIRDLVALVLSQMFEKKVITKADYLHALEEMFNMADDLIIDIPQLFKYLASFYVTLLKQRHISLSDVRNAAQSVLQKSGATVLKELLLQYEALYGKDATVMLWCESSLNPTDFIKLGSPEAAEKYLTEAKLGYLLDSNSKSLDMATVDSQIKDFLKANVKFMDIYNWISSYVGPERKTSNEFIRTLTKAVLEHCIDNKTKLNVTEFTKWFPILQKYIDGKPERELQAMYAIQRLVVELEHPQSLLHSMLEQLYQNDVIMEGITLWVDSEDPLEASGKGVCLKGITQFMTVFMENSSDEEN; encoded by the coding sequence ATGCAGAGTGGAGGAGGACCGATGCAGCCGGGTCCGTCCGTAATGCGAGGACTAACGTCGGGAACTCCGACCTCTTCACAGCAGCAGTCCGATATGCAAAAGATGCAGTCGCAACCTTCCTTGATGAGTCAACAGTACCAGCCGCAGAGTATGTTCCGAGGCGCTGGTGCTAACCAGAATACGCGCCCGCCGCGTGCCGCCATGGTACAAGGGTATGGTACACCACCGTTTCTACCTCTTTACCAATTTCCGGGATTCCCACCGCGGATGGGTCAATGGAATTATGGCTCGATACCAACAATGCCCTTCGCGCAGCAGTACTTTGCACAGCCGCAGCATATAATTCCCAGTCAGCATCAACAGAGCCGACGCAATCCGGGCGGCGAAAACAATCTTGTGAATGTAAATAGCAACTATTCCGGAACTCCTTCGAACGGAAGCACTAATCAGCTTAATCCGCTAACGACTATTCCGCAGATGTCGCAGGTTCAGATGTCCCAAGCGCAACCGAATCAACAGTCGTCCCCGATGGGCGTATCGCATGACCTTCTCGTGATGCAGCAAATGCATCCTCAGCCGACACCCCAGCATTCCGGTCCACAACCGGGATTACCACCGGGTGCCCCTGGGCAAGCGCCGATGGATCAGCATCAGCCAAATCCCGCTCAAGTCAATGTCGGAGCACCGCAGCCTCATCACACGTTGATGCCCCAATTGCAGCTTGCTCCTCATCTGCCAGCCCCACCACAGGCAGCTCCGGCAGCAAAGGTTAACAAAAAGAGACAACGTGGTGCCCGAGCAATTGCAATCATCAATCCGGATACCCTCGAAGATGTTCTAGACAAGTATTATGACAATGATTCAACAGCAGCGGCGGCAACGTCCTCAGCGACGTCCTCAGTAACGACAAGCGGGCCACCTCCGTCACTATCGTCCGGACCAGCTGGGGTCGGAAGTTCAGCGCCTCCGCCACCATCAGCCAACTACAGCACGATTCCTCCAAATGTACCCCAAGTTCCACTAAATCCTCCAGTCGTAGAATCCGATTATGATAATTATCCGCCTCATCCTCACCAGGGAACTCCGGAACTACCACCGGGTGGCATGTTGCTGCACCATCAAGGGCCACCCCACATGCATCATCCCCCCACAAATCATCCTCCGCAGCCGCCAGCCCATGTTCATGCCGTTCCCAATCCAATGTACGAAATTGGACGAACGCCGACCGGTGCCCAGCAGCCCCATGAACTGGTCTACCCTGGTCAACTGAAGACCGGTAATCCTCCACCACATCTTCCTCCACCATCACTTCACCATGGAGTGGTACCAATTGTTCCAACCGCAGCGGAAATGACCACGGCAAGCGGAACGCCGGTAGTTTCTGCCAACGCCAATGCGCCTTCGGTAGAAATCAAACCCTACCAGCAGCAAAAGAAGAAAAAGCCGGTCAGCGAACCGCCACAGCAGATGCTTCTTCAGCAGCCACCACCTCCGGTTCAGCATCCCATCCATCATCAGCATCCTCTTCCAGCGAACATTAGCCAACCACCCCCCACAGCCGATACGATGCCCATTCcttatgctgctgctgctgctggcccgGAACGATACCGTACATTCTCAGAGAAATCGATTGCCGAGTCGACCCTGTCGACCGATGCGGAACCATTCGTTTACACTGGTCCCACCAGCATTGGTAGCAACAATCACCAACTGCATCAACACCAGCCGCAGCCACGGGTAGAAGAAATGCCTCCTCAACTGGTAGGACCTCCCCCGATGGTAGTGCCCCCTATGGTAATGCCGGAGCAGCAACAACCACAGGAGATCCCAGTTTCGCTCAACAAAACACCGGAAGTGGTGGTGGTGGAGGAATCGAAGCGAACAGCAGCAACAGTGGCAGTAGACACATTAGTTGCCAGCGTGGAGAAGCTTAGCGTGGAAGAAGATCATCCGGTGGAAGCCGCAGTCGCCGGAGGTCACCACAACAATAACAATAGGAAAAATAAACAGCATAAGAAGCGACCGGAGGATGGATCGTCGGCTGCTAGTGAGACTAGCAACAAAGAAACAGGCAGTAGCAAAGCTCCTGCTACGGCAACGGTGGTAGTGGTGGATCAGCAGAAACCGGAATCAGTTGACGAAACCGATCGGTCTGCTGTTGTTGTCTCACTGAAGGAACCTCATCAACAgcagtcgtcatcatcgtcgttaaTTAGTAATTTAGTGGATCATAATAATAGTAAGTTAGATAAtgataatattaataataatgtgGATTGCACCAGTACTACGATTATAACAACCGATAATACAACAACTACTACGACAGATAACAACACCGTCGCATCCAAGTCGCCGATGGAAAACAAACAGCAGCCTACTCCGCCGAAGGTGGTGGACGTGGAAAACAACGTTGAATCGCAGCAACCCGAATTCAACGCCAACAAAAACGTAGTGGTGGTGGTAGAAAGCGCAGCTGTGGCACCGCCTACTGTGGTGCCCTCCAAGGAATCTACTCCAGCCCCAGTTTCAGCAGCTCCGCCATCAGCTGCAAAAGAACCATCGCCTCCGGCACCTCCCACGACGGCCACTCTCAAAGCTCCAGCAGCTCCAACGCCGGCAGTGGCTCCCATCAAAAAATCCCGCTCCCTCACACTCATTGAGTACGATCCGGACCAGTGGAGCCCGGATAATCCGACCGGAAAGAAGAAGTATTCCCGCGATCAGCTGATGCAGCTGCAGAATGCACCACCAGCCAAGGAAAAGCCCCTGAACTTGCCCAATTGTCTGGAACGATCCAGCCACGGCGGAGGCGGCCACTCGATGGGTGGCGGCAACCACTACAACAAGGGCAACTTTGCGGAAATATCGATTATGCCGACCTTCATGAGAGGAATGGTCGGCGGCGGTGGTAACATGAACCAAATGCGCCAACCCTACCCCCCGAAACGGCCGTCCCAACAGGGCAATCAGGGCCAATCCGGCTCGCAATCGAACAAACAGTCCCAGCAAGGTATGAGCAAAACCGGCTCCAAAATCATTCGGCTCCAGCTGGACGAAGAGGTCAAGCTGAACGAATGCGAAAACGCCTGGCGTCCAAGCCACCTGCAGCAAAACGATAATCTCGACGAAGTTCAGAAGAAAACCCAGGAACTGTTCAAGAAATTCCGCTCCGTACTGAACAAACTGACCCCGGAAAACTTTGAAAAGCTGGTCCAGCAGGTAAAATCCTTCGTGATAGACACCGACGAACGATTGGACGGTTGCATCAAGCTGGTCTTCGAGAAAGCCATCTCCGAACCGAACTTCTCCGAAGCATACGCCAAAATGTGCAAAGAGATCGGAACGATAGCGGTCGTGGCGTCATCCGAGAAGCGCGTCCTCAGTTTCAAGAGCCGCCTGTTGGCGCAATGTCAGGCGGAATTCGAGCTCCGGCGAAACGATCAGACCTGTGCCATTCGTGACAGTCGCATCAAACTGGAAGCGAACAAGAATCTGGCCAAGCAGCAATTCGAAGAACTGAAGGCACAACTCGAGGAAGACGAGCAGAAGGTGCGACGAAGAGCCGTCGGAACCGTACGGTTTATCGGTGAACTGTACAAGCACGGTCAGCTGACCTCCAGCATCATGCACAGCTGTATCAAACTGCTGATCGACAATGATAGCCGAGCCTACGACGAGGAAACGTTGGAATGCCTGTGCAAGCTTCTGACCACCATCGGTTGCAAGATGGAGAAGGAGAATGAACAAGACTTGCGTCCCTACTTTGACAAGATGGGAGAAATCGTTCGAAACAAGGATAAATTCCGAATCAGCAGTAGGATTCGGTTCATGATTCAGGATGTGATCGATTTACGTCGGAACGTTTGGCAGCCCAGGCGGCAGGATCTCAATCCGAAGACGATGAACCAGATCCAGAAGGAAGCCGAGACTGAACAGCTTCAAATCAACATGAGCTACGTTCCACGAGATATGGGAGGTCGTGGAGGTCGGGGTAACATGCAAGGCGGTGGTTCTAAAATGTCCGGATCGATGGGTTCCGGCGGCGGCTATGGCCAGGGATCGCTCGGACGGGGCGGCAACCAAAGTTCGATGAAGGGCGGCCGAATgcaaaccgacgacgacggatTCCAGCAAATTTCGAACAATCGAAACAACCGACAACAGCAGATGCAGATTGATCCCAAGAAGATCAACATTCCAAGCAACTTGGACATTACAGCACGGCTCGGATCGGCGGCAAGCTATCAGGGCTGGAATAAGAACAATAACAACATGTTTGCCGCTCTCAACAACGAAGAGAACCAGAGCGGCGGAGGCGGCAGCAGCATGATGGATCGCGATGGCGATCGGGACCGAAGGGATCGGGACCGTGGCGGTGATCGTGACCGAAATCAGCGTGATCGAGATCGCGATCGGGATCGCAGCGGTAGTCATAACAAGAACTCCGGAAGCTACCACAAAGGATCGATGGAGCGGGAGCGGTACAACCGGTACGGTAGCAGTAGTAGTCAAAACGATGATCGAATGAACCGATCGTCGCGTGAACCGTCATCGGGCAGCATGAGAGGTCCTATGGGTGGCCAGCACAGCAATAACCAAATGCATGATCGAGACCGTGATCGAGATCGTGGCAAAATGCCACCACAACAGCAACAGCCTTCGTCGATGCAGGGACGATCGTCACAGCAGCGACATATTCCACAGCCAACAGCTCCTCTACCAAGTAAAATGGGTCCACCAACAGCTGGCAGTGCGATAACGAAGTCCGGCTCTGGCCATTTGTACCAACAGCAACAACTGCCTCAGTTTGCTATACCAAAAGACGTCCCAACCCGGAGAAGCTTCCCAACTCCCGACGAGGAAACCGAAGCAGAGATACAGAAATTCTCCAAATTCTGGAACTTGGAAAGGGATCAAACGGAAATCGAAGGAATTGTCCAGGTGCTCAAAGACTTCAACATCAATCCCGAATACTATCATGCTGCCATCACACAACTGCTCATGGACAACATCGAGCGGGATtctaaaatccgcgatttggttGCTCTTGTCTTGTCCCAGATGTTCGAAAAGAAGGTCATCACCAAGGCCGACTACTTGCACGCCCTCGAGGAAATGTTCAACATGGCCGATGATCTGATCATCGATATACCTCAGCTGTTCAAGTACCTTGCCTCGTTCTATGTGACACTCCTGAAGCAGCGACACATCAGCTTGAGCGATGTCCGGAATGCGGCCCAAAGTGTCCTGCAGAAGTCCGGTGCTACAGTGTTGAAAGAACTTCTTCTCCAATACGAAGCCCTTTACGGCAAGGATGCGACCGTCATGCTGTGGTGCGAGTCATCCCTGAATCCGACCGATTTCATCAAACTGGGCAGCCCCGAAGCGGCTGAGAAATATCTGACTGAGGCCAAACTGGGCTACCTGCTCGATTCCAACAGCAAGTCCCTCGACATGGCAACCGTTGACTCCCAAATCAAAGATTTCCTGAAAGCGAATGTCAAGTTTATGGACATCTACAACTGGATCTCCAGCTACGTTGGACCGGAACGTAAAACCTCCAATGAGTTCATCCGAACTCTCACGAAGGCCGTGCTAGAGCACTGTATAGAtaacaaaacaaaactgaacgTTACGGAATTCACCAAGTGGTTCCCAATCCTCCAGAAGTACATCGACGGCAAACCGGAACGGGAACTGCAGGCGATGTACGCCATCCAGCGGTTAGTGGTCGAGCTGGAACATCCGCAGAGCCTTCTACACTCCATGCTGGAGCAACTGTACCAAAATGATGTGATAATGGAGGGAATCACCCTCTGGGTGGATTCAGAGGACCCACTCGAGGCATCAGGCAAGGGAGTCTGCCTGAAGGGAATCACGCAGTTCATGACGGTGTTCATGGAGAATTCGAGCGACGAGGAAAACTAA